In one window of Prevotella sp. E13-17 DNA:
- a CDS encoding lipocalin-like domain-containing protein, producing MKRYVWLIALGCMLLTLAACDWETSDNGPLDGFWQMTDVDTLATGGHEDVKEKALTWSFQGRILEVREATQKGTPIYIFKFSHEGNVLKTYSPYLNNRYKEDPLVEDVKDIEPFGFSALSQQFQVLQLSATRLVLQSNTLRLTFRKY from the coding sequence ATGAAGAGATATGTATGGCTGATAGCCTTAGGCTGTATGCTGCTAACGCTGGCAGCATGCGATTGGGAAACATCGGATAATGGTCCTTTGGACGGCTTCTGGCAGATGACCGATGTAGATACGTTGGCCACTGGTGGTCACGAAGACGTGAAAGAGAAAGCCCTGACGTGGAGTTTTCAGGGGCGCATCCTTGAGGTCCGCGAGGCTACTCAAAAAGGAACGCCCATCTACATCTTTAAGTTCTCGCACGAAGGCAATGTGCTGAAAACTTACAGTCCTTATCTCAACAATCGCTACAAGGAGGATCCTTTGGTTGAGGATGTCAAAGACATCGAACCCTTTGGCTTCAGTGCGTTGTCCCAGCAGTTCCAAGTACTACAACTCTCTGCCACCCGATTAGTCCTGCAGTCAAACACACTCCGACTCACATTTCGGAAATATTAA
- a CDS encoding capsule assembly Wzi family protein has translation MNKRITIVCMLLGVVMTTTAQTELRTETQVTASAGDHSPLWLNANHYGLSSIERNSGYLRAGIFHEADSNRTRQWRWGYGADVAVAANFTSTLVVQQAYADLHWKKVRMTVGSKQQPMVHKNQELSSGSQTFGINARPIPQVRFDLDWWPIPYTRGWVAFRGYGSYGMTTDDGWQKDFTQGHDRRTEHTFFHAKGGYLRFGPKNITFELGLEMGCQFGGTVYDHVSAPKIENAKGFKAFLNALTAQGTDKTDGKYLNSEGNHVGSWVVKLNIDQKKWCLGLYADQFFEDNSMMVHIAYNGYGSGDEAFQRKQSRYFCYDFRDGLVGAELKLKAFPWVNDFVVEYLHTKYQGGPVYHDITKTDGEHITGLDDYYNHHLFTGWQHWGMVMGNPLYLSPIYNTDHTIMVKDNRFWAWHFGVSGDPLPGLHYRLLTSIQRGFGTYYAIYPEPRNNVSMLAEAAYHFPATSPWAGWHVKGALGMDRGELMGDNLGIQLTVGRSLWLNKKGKENRP, from the coding sequence TGGCGACCACTCGCCGTTGTGGCTCAATGCCAACCACTACGGACTGAGTTCTATAGAGCGTAATAGTGGCTATCTGCGTGCTGGCATCTTTCATGAGGCAGATAGCAACCGCACTCGTCAGTGGCGCTGGGGCTATGGTGCCGACGTGGCGGTGGCGGCCAACTTCACCAGTACGCTGGTGGTGCAACAAGCCTATGCCGACCTGCATTGGAAGAAGGTGCGCATGACCGTTGGCAGCAAACAGCAGCCGATGGTTCACAAGAATCAGGAACTGAGCTCGGGCAGCCAGACTTTTGGCATCAACGCACGGCCCATCCCGCAGGTTCGCTTCGATCTGGACTGGTGGCCCATCCCTTACACCCGTGGGTGGGTGGCATTTCGTGGCTATGGCTCCTATGGCATGACGACCGATGACGGTTGGCAGAAGGATTTTACGCAGGGGCACGACCGCCGCACGGAGCACACGTTCTTTCACGCCAAGGGCGGCTACCTTCGCTTTGGTCCCAAGAACATCACCTTCGAACTGGGACTGGAGATGGGCTGCCAGTTTGGGGGCACCGTCTATGATCATGTGTCGGCACCCAAGATAGAGAATGCGAAGGGCTTCAAGGCTTTCCTCAATGCGCTGACAGCACAGGGCACCGACAAGACCGATGGCAAATACCTGAACAGTGAGGGCAACCACGTGGGCAGCTGGGTGGTCAAGCTTAACATCGACCAAAAGAAGTGGTGCTTGGGACTCTATGCCGACCAGTTCTTCGAGGACAACTCGATGATGGTGCACATCGCCTATAATGGCTATGGCAGTGGTGATGAGGCTTTCCAACGCAAGCAGTCGCGCTACTTCTGCTATGACTTCCGCGATGGTCTGGTGGGGGCAGAACTGAAACTGAAGGCGTTTCCCTGGGTCAACGATTTTGTCGTGGAGTATCTGCACACGAAGTATCAGGGTGGTCCCGTGTATCACGACATCACCAAGACCGACGGTGAGCACATCACCGGTCTCGATGACTATTACAACCATCACCTCTTCACTGGCTGGCAACACTGGGGCATGGTGATGGGCAACCCGCTCTATCTTTCACCTATATATAATACTGACCACACCATCATGGTGAAGGACAACCGCTTCTGGGCATGGCACTTCGGCGTCAGCGGCGACCCGTTGCCTGGTCTTCACTACCGTCTTCTGACCTCCATACAGCGGGGCTTCGGCACCTACTATGCCATCTACCCCGAGCCGCGCAACAATGTCAGCATGCTGGCAGAGGCTGCCTACCACTTCCCTGCCACCTCGCCGTGGGCAGGGTGGCACGTCAAGGGAGCGCTGGGCATGGATCGTGGTGAACTGATGGGCGATAACCTCGGCATACAACTGACCGTGGGTCGCTCGCTATGGTTGAATAAGAAAGGAAAGGAGAACAGACCATGA